The window ATAATAGTGACAGGATCGCTTTGTAATCCATCCACATCTACAGCCTTAATCTTATAGGTATAGCGCTTGCCCTTTTTGCGATGGTGATCCTGATACACTAAAGGAGCTGTCGATAATATATTACTTATCAGTACACCATCACGAAAGATATTATAGTTTACGACTGCAATACCCGGGCTTTGCGACCAACTCAGGAGATTGACTAGGTCAGTTTGTGTTAAAAATCTGTTTTTTACTTGTGTACCGGCTAGGTTTTGTGGCGGACTAGGACGTGGCGGGGGTGTAATCGCAATGCTTTGTGGTTGGCTCCCGACCGGAACTGTGGCAATAACGGTGTTAGTACTCGTGTGGATGACTGAAACAGTGTTATCTGCATTATTGTTAACATAGGCAAATTCTCCATTGGGTGTAATGGCTACTCCGAAGGGAGCATTTCCGACAAGAATGGTCATAATAAGCGTATTACTTCCTGTGGCTATGACAGAAACGTTGTTATTGTTGCTGTTTGCCACGTAAATGTAATTTCCGTCCGGAGTGATAGCAAGGTATCTGGGGGTTGAACCCACAGGAATTGAAGTCTCTACATTGTTTGTCGCCGTATTGATCTCGGAGATATTATCGCTAAATAGATTGGTCAAATACACAAAACTTCCATTAGAAGCCATGGCGATCCCAAAAGGACCATTGTCGACCGGAATGGTCGCTACGACAGTATTATTTGTCGTATCAATGACCGAAGTCGTGTTTTGATTATTGTTGGTAACATATGCGTACCTTCCGTCAGGGGTCAGTACTATTCCCACAGGCCAGACCCCTACAGTGATCGTTGAGATGACTGTATTGCTTGTAGTATCCACCACAGACACTGTATCGATGCCATTGTTTGCAACATAAGCATAGAGGCCATCAGGTGTGAAGGCTACGCCAAGAGGCCCTGAAAAACCCACGCTGATCGTCGTGGCAATAGCGTAATTGGTAGTGTCAATCACTGAGATACTATTACCGCCGTAGTTAGTTACATAGGCATACCGCCCATCGGGGGTGATGGCAATTCCATTTGGAGTATTGCCTACTGTAATAGTGGTGAGAACAAGGTTGCTTTCTGTGTCGATCACTGTAACGGTATTATCATTACTATTTATTACGTAAGCTGAATTTGCAAATCCCTGTCCTAAGTAGGCTGTCAGCATGACTAGGAGTAATATCATGTAATGGGGGAATGGATGCAGGGCTCTAAATTTTGTATAACACCCTTTGTTTTTCTTCATGAAGATCCCTTGCAAAAGCATGATAATAAAAAATTTATAGCTAGGCTGTTGTTGTAAAGTCAATCATTAATAATGACTTAAAAACATCTAAAGCAGGGATGTACTGTGTACATAGCTTTGAATATGCAGATGAACTTGAGAAGGGGGGATCTAGTCCTATAAGAAAGTCCAGAGGGCCGAGGGCCCTTTGGTAATCAGAAAAGGGGGAAAATCCCCCAACGTAGGGTGTAAAACACAATGAGCCCACTGATATAGGCTTAAAATGTTTTTATCTATATCTCTAAGGAGGATTATTAATTAATCCTCTTTAAGAACTAAAGAAGTGTTACATCCGTAGCTTCAGGACCTTTGCGTCCTTGGCCTTCAACGTACTCAACAGTTTGACCTTCGCGTATTGACTCTGGATCGCCGTTGATGTTGTTAGCATGTACAAAAAGGTCTTTTCCACCGTTGTCTGGTGTAATGAAACCGAAGCCTTTTTGTGTATTAAAAAACTTAACTTTACCTCTTGACTTAGCCAAAATATTCTCCTTAGTACAATTTAAAAAAATCTTACAGCAATAATCTGTTCTTACTCATAAGATATTTCTTTATCCTAACATAAAAGGTATTTTCGATATAGCTTGTAAATCTTTTTCAAAGAAAAGGCATGCTATTTAAGCTGAAATTTTCCCTTTCTAACTTAGGACATCGTAAATTTTCCATGACCCGTTAACCATAACTGAAAGACTTTATGTCTCTCGTTTAGAGCGAATTAAACAGTTTTTAGTGGGAAGCTCAGAAAAATCTGAGCTCATGTGATTTCAGGTAGGCGAATATCCGTATTTTCAACTTGGAAAAGGATTAAGGCATCCATATACTACGTTTCCTATAGCAATGAGGTAGTTTCATGAGTTTGCCCCCTAAAATAGTCCTCTACAAGGATTGGATAGAATTACGACTCCTTTCTCCCCGAGACGGGCCTGCGATTTTCGAAGCGGTAAAAGAAAGCCTGCCTTCACTAAAAAAATTCATGCATTGGGCCCACTATGATATTGAACTTGCTAAAGCATGTACTGTCTATGCGGATTTTGAGGCTAAATCACTTAAGGGAGAAGAAGCTAACTTTGCAGGTTTTAATATTACTACAGGAGAGTTTCTGTTTTGTGCTTCGTTATCGTCCGGCAGCAGGTTAAATCCTCTTGCTTATGAGATTGGATATTGGGTGGCATCCAAGCACCAGAATCAAGGGATGGGCACTATTGCAACAAAGATATTAACTGTGCTGGCTTTTCGTTATTATGGTGCTGATAGGCTTTCAGTAGGCTGTAACCCTGAAAACACAGCAAGTTTTAAAGTGATTGAGAAATGCGGCTTTCATTTTGAAGGATTAGCAAGGAATTTTCAGTCTAAGCCCACTCAAGAGATGATTGAGCAGGGTCTTTCGCTAAACACAGATATTTCTTCTTTTTGTTTGGTTCCAGAGGACCTATCTGAGCTGCCGTGGTTTGAAGAATTCAGTCGCGATGTGGTTATTACACCATTCTACGATTGAAGCGATAATCTATTATAGATGTATTGTTTGTTATGAATTATTGCATTCGATGCGTTATTAAAAAGTTATTTTATATTAATTAATTTATTAATAATTTTATTGATTTGTTATTTGTCTCACTGGTTATTCTAAAACCCATGCGCTCATTCACGCATGGTGGGGATGTTACCCAAAAAAAGAGCCACAAAGTGGCGACACAACACATACTATGTCATCACATCGAGTTCTGCTGTAAAAAAATACATTAATACTCAAGAAGAACGTCATGTGAAGGTTTCTGTCGCCACTTTGTGGCTCTCAATTCAGGGTAGCGCAACTACCATGCGTTCATTCGCTTCGCTCATTCACACATGGCTAGCAACATGTAGCCACTTCGTGGCAAAATACTGCTTCGCAGTATCTCTTTGAGTGAATTTCTGTCGCCCATGCGTTCATTCGCTTCGCTCATTCACACATGGCTAGCAACATGTAGCCACTTCGTGGCAAGATACTGCTTCGCAGTATCTCTTTGAGTGAATTTCTGTCGCCCATGCGTTCATTCGCTTCGCTCATTCACACATGGCTAGCAACATGTAGCCACTTCGTGGCAAAACACTGCTTCGCAGTATCTCTTTGAGTGAATTTCTGTCGCCCATGCGTTCATTCGCTTTGCTCATTCACACATGGCTAGCAACATGTAGCCACTTCGTGGCAAGATACTGCTTCGCAGTATCTCTTTGAGTGAATTTCTGTCGCCACTTTGTGGCTCTCAATTCTGGGTAGCGCAACTACCATGCGTTCATTCGCTTTGCTCATTCACACATGGCTAGCAACATGTAGCCACTTCGTGGCAAGATACTGCTTCGCAGTTATACTAAACCGATTGCTTTTGCCCTTCTAGACTATGTGTTTTTGCATATGTGAGTTTGCTAAAACAAAGACTGTTTCGCAATATCTATTTGATCTGAAAATGACCTTCATATAAGCTTTTAGACCATGCGCTTTTTGTCAGAGAAAGTTTGCTAAAACAAGACTGCGAAGCAGTGTTTTGCCACGAAGTGGCTACATGTTGCTAGCCATGTGTGAATGAGCGAAGCGAAGAACGCATGGTGGGGATGTTACCCAAAAAAAGAGCCACAAAGTGGCGACACAACACATACTATGTCATCACATCGAGTTCATTTTTTTCATGTCATTTGGTCCACAAAAGGAAGATCAAAAAGTATCTTACCTAAAGTCAGGGATCAGCTTTACCCTTATTTAAATGGAATAATCAAAAAATGTAACGGTAGTATATTAGCAATCGGTGGAATGCCGGATCATGTGCATCTTCTTCTTGAAATTTCTAATTTAGATAACTATACAGCTACAATTAGAAATGCTAAGGCCGGCTCTTCAGGCTG is drawn from Parachlamydiales bacterium and contains these coding sequences:
- a CDS encoding beta-propeller fold lactonase family protein, which translates into the protein MKKNKGCYTKFRALHPFPHYMILLLVMLTAYLGQGFANSAYVINSNDNTVTVIDTESNLVLTTITVGNTPNGIAITPDGRYAYVTNYGGNSISVIDTTNYAIATTISVGFSGPLGVAFTPDGLYAYVANNGIDTVSVVDTTSNTVISTITVGVWPVGIVLTPDGRYAYVTNNNQNTTSVIDTTNNTVVATIPVDNGPFGIAMASNGSFVYLTNLFSDNISEINTATNNVETSIPVGSTPRYLAITPDGNYIYVANSNNNNVSVIATGSNTLIMTILVGNAPFGVAITPNGEFAYVNNNADNTVSVIHTSTNTVIATVPVGSQPQSIAITPPPRPSPPQNLAGTQVKNRFLTQTDLVNLLSWSQSPGIAVVNYNIFRDGVLISNILSTAPLVYQDHHRKKGKRYTYKIKAVDVDGLQSDPVTIILP
- a CDS encoding cold shock domain-containing protein — its product is MAKSRGKVKFFNTQKGFGFITPDNGGKDLFVHANNINGDPESIREGQTVEYVEGQGRKGPEATDVTLL
- a CDS encoding GNAT family N-acetyltransferase, which gives rise to MSLPPKIVLYKDWIELRLLSPRDGPAIFEAVKESLPSLKKFMHWAHYDIELAKACTVYADFEAKSLKGEEANFAGFNITTGEFLFCASLSSGSRLNPLAYEIGYWVASKHQNQGMGTIATKILTVLAFRYYGADRLSVGCNPENTASFKVIEKCGFHFEGLARNFQSKPTQEMIEQGLSLNTDISSFCLVPEDLSELPWFEEFSRDVVITPFYD
- the tnpA gene encoding IS200/IS605 family transposase, which gives rise to MSEAKNAWWGCYPKKEPQSGDTTHTMSSHRVHFFHVIWSTKGRSKSILPKVRDQLYPYLNGIIKKCNGSILAIGGMPDHVHLLLEISNLDNYTATIRNAKAGSSGWLKGEFPECREFAWQSGYGSFSVSYSQLAAVKKYINTQEERHAKVTFEEEYKTLLTLHDAKYDEKYIFE